The proteins below come from a single Brachyspira hampsonii genomic window:
- a CDS encoding permease produces MEIIKTIFIFIQDQIISMKWLNTLIGNILNNFTLSETLKGSLQFFFYDVIKIFVLLSVLIFCISYIQSFFPPERTKKILSKFNGIYANILAALLGTVTPFCSCSSIPLFIGFTSAGIPISMSFSFLISSPLVDLASIILLSSIFGMKIAIAYVIVGLVLAVAGGTLIGKFKMEKYLEDFVKNIKTNNTELEIQTMTKKERLIYSKEQVVETIKKVYLYIFIGVAIGAFIHNVIPEIWINNILGKNNWYSVPLATLVGIPMYADIFGTLPIAESLFYKGAGIGTVLSFMMAVTALSLPSIIMIKKVVKMPLLIFFVSVVTIGIIIIGYLFNNFYFILI; encoded by the coding sequence ATGGAAATCATAAAAACAATATTTATATTTATACAGGATCAAATAATATCAATGAAATGGCTAAATACATTGATAGGCAATATACTAAATAATTTTACTTTATCAGAAACATTGAAAGGATCATTACAATTCTTTTTTTATGATGTTATAAAAATATTTGTTCTTCTTTCTGTATTAATATTTTGTATATCATATATTCAGTCTTTTTTTCCTCCGGAGAGAACAAAAAAAATATTGAGCAAGTTTAATGGAATATATGCAAATATATTAGCAGCATTACTTGGAACTGTTACTCCATTTTGCTCATGCTCATCTATACCGCTTTTTATAGGATTTACTTCTGCAGGAATACCTATTTCTATGTCATTTTCTTTTTTAATATCTTCTCCTCTTGTAGATTTAGCATCTATAATACTCTTATCAAGTATATTCGGTATGAAGATTGCTATAGCTTATGTTATTGTAGGACTTGTACTTGCTGTTGCAGGCGGAACTTTAATAGGAAAATTCAAAATGGAAAAATATTTAGAGGATTTTGTTAAAAATATAAAAACCAATAATACAGAATTAGAAATACAAACTATGACAAAAAAAGAAAGATTAATATATTCAAAAGAACAAGTTGTAGAAACTATAAAAAAAGTTTATTTATATATTTTCATAGGAGTGGCAATAGGAGCTTTTATTCATAATGTAATACCAGAAATCTGGATAAATAATATATTAGGAAAAAATAATTGGTATTCCGTACCCTTAGCAACTTTAGTAGGTATTCCAATGTATGCTGATATATTCGGAACTTTACCTATAGCAGAGAGTTTATTTTATAAAGGTGCAGGAATCGGTACTGTTTTATCATTTATGATGGCTGTTACCGCTTTGTCTCTTCCTTCAATTATCATGATAAAAAAAGTTGTAAAGATGCCGCTGCTTATATTTTTTGTGTCAGTTGTAACTATTGGTATAATAATTATTGGATATTTATTTAATAATTTTTATTTTATACTTATATAA
- the arsB gene encoding ACR3 family arsenite efflux transporter — protein sequence MNNKKENISFFQKYLSLWVFICMIIGILISKFLQVIPNTLNKFEYANVSIPIAVLIWLMIYPMMMSVDFQSIKNITKNPQGLFLTWVVNWLIKPFTMFFISSLFFYTILNNIIPKDLAKEYLVGAVLLGAAPCTAMVFVWSALTNGNPSYTVVQVATNDLIILIAFVPIVKFLLGISNVAVPWDTLFLSVVLFVLIPLTAGIITRVYVCSKKGIEYFNNIFIHKFDNITIIGLLLTLILLFSFQGNVILSNPIHIILIAIPLILQTFLIFFIAYIAAYLLKLPYNVAAPAGMIGASNFFELAVAVAVSLFGVNSGAALSTIVGVLVEVPVMLTLVKIANATKSKFTN from the coding sequence ATGAATAATAAAAAAGAAAATATAAGTTTTTTTCAGAAATATTTAAGCTTATGGGTATTTATATGTATGATTATAGGAATATTAATATCAAAATTTTTACAAGTAATACCAAACACATTAAATAAATTTGAATATGCAAATGTTTCTATACCAATAGCAGTATTAATATGGCTAATGATATACCCTATGATGATGAGTGTAGATTTTCAAAGCATAAAGAACATTACAAAAAATCCTCAGGGACTTTTTCTCACTTGGGTTGTAAATTGGCTTATAAAACCTTTTACTATGTTTTTTATATCATCTTTATTTTTCTATACTATATTAAATAATATAATACCTAAAGATTTAGCAAAAGAATATTTAGTTGGTGCCGTACTTTTAGGTGCTGCTCCTTGTACTGCAATGGTATTTGTTTGGAGTGCTTTAACAAATGGAAATCCTTCATATACCGTAGTTCAGGTTGCAACTAATGATTTAATAATACTCATAGCATTTGTTCCTATAGTAAAATTTTTATTAGGCATATCAAATGTTGCTGTACCTTGGGATACATTATTTTTATCTGTAGTATTATTTGTACTTATACCATTAACTGCTGGAATTATCACAAGAGTTTATGTATGCAGTAAAAAAGGAATAGAATATTTTAATAATATTTTTATACATAAATTTGATAATATTACAATAATAGGATTACTATTAACATTAATATTATTATTCAGCTTTCAAGGAAATGTCATACTATCAAATCCTATACATATAATTTTGATAGCAATACCTTTAATATTACAGACTTTTTTAATATTTTTCATAGCTTATATTGCAGCATATTTATTGAAACTTCCATATAATGTAGCTGCACCTGCAGGAATGATAGGAGCTTCCAACTTCTTTGAGCTTGCCGTTGCTGTAGCTGTATCATTATTCGGAGTTAATTCTGGAGCTGCACTTTCAACTATTGTAGGAGTATTAGTAGAAGTACCTGTAATGCTTACTCTTGTAAAAATAGCAAATGCAACAAAAAGTAAATTCACAAATTAA
- a CDS encoding ArsR/SmtB family transcription factor encodes MRDYKEEAIIFKAFCDENRLKILEMIKEGEICACELLEKLNIVQSTLSHHMKILCDSKIIVGRKEGKWTYYSFNEEGIKKAEKLIGYYTNISSYKKDEIKKEKCKC; translated from the coding sequence ATGAGGGATTATAAAGAAGAAGCAATTATATTCAAAGCATTCTGCGATGAAAACAGACTTAAAATATTAGAAATGATTAAAGAAGGAGAAATATGTGCCTGCGAACTTTTAGAAAAATTAAATATAGTACAGTCAACATTATCTCATCACATGAAAATACTTTGCGACTCAAAAATCATTGTAGGAAGAAAAGAAGGCAAATGGACTTATTATAGTTTTAATGAAGAAGGAATAAAAAAAGCAGAAAAATTGATAGGATATTACACAAATATATCATCATATAAAAAAGATGAAATAAAAAAAGAAAAATGTAAATGCTAA
- a CDS encoding aldose epimerase family protein — protein sequence MQVKNFGSGYLLYELKNKNDMVLKLTDIGASIAGVFFKDKNGNEVQVSFGSDDYSFYLNPHDYIGASVGRVANRTINAEFTLDGQTYKLAKNDNNKHHLHGGIEGISFKKFDSKVLGSNSVSFTYFSKNGEEGYPANVSIEIIYTLTDNNEILINYLANADAPTPLNFTNHAYWNLNGEGTIYEHDLFIDSLFYLPVTEECVSSGEILKTENTPFDFTKTKKIGADIEKANGYDNCFIFNEKNILSYTNDSNNFNKLRASCYSEKTGICLELYTTKPAMHFYSGNMLSNREVRNTVLNKHNAFCFETEYLPGAVNFPHFPSIIFDSNKNYTHKTIYKLSLK from the coding sequence ATGCAGGTTAAAAATTTTGGAAGCGGTTATCTTTTATATGAGTTAAAAAACAAAAATGACATGGTATTAAAACTTACAGATATAGGTGCTTCAATAGCAGGTGTATTTTTTAAAGATAAAAATGGAAATGAAGTGCAGGTATCATTCGGAAGTGATGATTATTCATTTTATTTGAATCCGCATGATTATATAGGAGCTTCTGTAGGAAGGGTAGCTAATAGAACTATAAATGCAGAATTTACACTTGACGGACAAACATATAAATTAGCAAAAAATGATAATAATAAACATCACTTACATGGCGGTATAGAAGGCATTTCATTTAAGAAATTTGATTCTAAAGTATTGGGAAGTAATTCTGTATCATTTACATATTTTTCAAAAAACGGAGAAGAGGGATATCCTGCCAATGTTAGTATTGAAATAATATACACTTTGACAGATAATAATGAAATATTAATAAATTATTTGGCAAATGCTGATGCTCCTACGCCTTTAAACTTTACTAATCATGCTTATTGGAATCTTAATGGAGAAGGCACTATATATGAACATGATTTATTTATAGATTCTTTGTTTTATCTTCCAGTAACTGAAGAATGTGTATCAAGCGGGGAAATATTAAAAACAGAAAACACTCCTTTTGATTTTACTAAAACAAAAAAAATAGGTGCTGATATAGAAAAAGCAAATGGTTATGATAATTGTTTTATTTTTAATGAAAAAAATATTTTATCATATACAAATGACAGCAATAATTTTAATAAATTAAGGGCTTCATGTTATAGTGAAAAAACAGGAATATGTTTAGAGCTTTATACTACAAAACCTGCTATGCATTTTTATTCCGGCAATATGCTATCTAACAGAGAAGTGAGAAATACAGTTTTGAATAAGCATAATGCATTTTGTTTTGAAACTGAGTATTTACCAGGGGCTGTAAATTTTCCTCATTTTCCTAGCATAATATTTGACTCTAATAAAAATTACACTCATAAAACAATATATAAATTATCATTGAAATAA
- a CDS encoding class I SAM-dependent methyltransferase, translating into MNNNNKKSVIIEHYIERVKDFNIPEYQVLDWESQDAQEARFKALLNHFDIRKAILLDVGCGLGHLAEYIDKQNIDTYYIGIDIMPEMIGRAKHKKFKNINPQFMTIDFFKSSDIEDDFDYIYSSGIFNLNLGNNEEFLKNAVRDFLIAARKGVCFNLLDISCKERYGDKYYYYKKDEVFNIVCDMVKDLDLKCKIKISDEYLSNDFSVFVDIL; encoded by the coding sequence ATGAATAATAACAATAAAAAATCAGTAATAATAGAGCATTACATTGAAAGGGTAAAAGATTTTAATATACCTGAATATCAGGTTTTAGATTGGGAATCACAAGATGCTCAGGAGGCTAGATTTAAGGCTTTGCTTAATCATTTTGATATAAGAAAAGCTATTTTGCTTGATGTGGGATGCGGACTTGGACATTTAGCTGAGTATATAGATAAACAGAATATTGATACTTATTATATTGGTATTGATATAATGCCTGAAATGATTGGAAGAGCTAAGCATAAAAAATTTAAAAATATTAATCCTCAATTTATGACTATAGATTTTTTTAAAAGTTCTGACATAGAAGATGATTTTGATTATATATATTCTTCTGGTATATTTAATCTTAATCTTGGTAATAATGAAGAGTTTTTAAAGAATGCTGTAAGAGATTTTTTAATAGCTGCTAGAAAAGGTGTATGTTTTAATTTGCTTGATATTTCATGTAAAGAAAGATACGGAGATAAGTATTATTATTATAAAAAAGATGAAGTATTTAACATTGTATGTGATATGGTAAAAGATTTGGATTTAAAATGCAAGATAAAAATATCTGATGAGTATTTATCAAATGATTTTTCAGTATTTGTGGACATATTATAA
- a CDS encoding rubrerythrin family protein, producing MLKKLLIIYVFLICSFFLYSQTSKEANNTLEVVSIAYDMEINSSFAYAKFSAASKNKAIVNLFQAVSDSKSCHANILYDAAIEDNITDTILKAQVGDPKVGEDIENLQSAASMTSYEYTKMYPELLKVINKDNKKEMAKKMNNIIKVEKVHNVLFTQAINNIQNNKPLADKYYLCETCGYIEANLEPNKCPICGKDKNTFKEYK from the coding sequence ATGTTAAAAAAATTATTAATTATTTATGTTTTTTTGATTTGCAGTTTTTTTCTATATTCTCAAACTTCAAAAGAGGCTAATAATACTTTAGAAGTTGTATCTATAGCTTATGACATGGAAATTAATTCTTCTTTTGCCTATGCTAAATTTTCTGCAGCTTCAAAAAATAAAGCTATAGTTAATTTATTTCAGGCTGTTTCTGATTCAAAATCCTGTCATGCTAATATTTTATATGATGCTGCTATTGAAGATAATATAACAGATACTATTTTAAAAGCTCAGGTAGGAGATCCTAAAGTAGGAGAAGATATTGAGAATTTGCAATCGGCTGCTTCAATGACTTCTTATGAATATACTAAAATGTATCCTGAATTATTGAAAGTAATAAATAAAGATAATAAAAAAGAAATGGCAAAAAAAATGAACAATATAATAAAAGTAGAGAAAGTACATAATGTTTTATTTACACAAGCTATAAATAATATTCAAAATAATAAGCCTTTAGCAGATAAGTATTATTTATGTGAAACTTGCGGTTATATTGAAGCTAACTTAGAACCAAATAAATGTCCTATATGCGGTAAAGATAAAAATACTTTTAAAGAATATAAATAA
- a CDS encoding NAD(P)-dependent alcohol dehydrogenase: MKKAILVTILSILFIMSCNNSSNAQTSINTKNNNTLQNQNNSSNAMYNQELKKAPINIQTNANGRVKSRGFAAVSANMDFKYHEFTRHAVGENDVLIEILYAGICHSDIHVVEGKSSNTPLVVGHEIAGRVVQVGSKVTKFKVGDFAGVGCMVNSCGQCESCLDNLEQYCLNRAVYTYGSIDRFHGNEITQGGYSDNIVVSENFAILIPDNAELDKVAPLLCAGITTYSPIKAMNVKKGDKIGIAGFGGLGYMAVKYAVKLGAEVTVFDITEDKRDDALNMGAVKYVNVNNAEDLKNVNNTLNYIISTIPAYYDVSMYMRMLKRGGTMCLLGLPRTSKMPTLTAMIGQHGSKKLFGSLIGGIKETHEMLNYSIENNIYPTVEIIKADAQTIKEAYRKVIDGEVKFRYVIDMRTINK; the protein is encoded by the coding sequence ATGAAAAAAGCTATATTAGTAACTATACTCTCAATATTATTTATAATGTCATGTAATAATTCATCGAATGCTCAAACAAGTATAAATACAAAAAATAATAATACTTTACAAAATCAGAATAATTCTTCAAATGCAATGTATAATCAGGAACTTAAAAAAGCACCGATCAATATACAAACCAATGCAAACGGAAGAGTAAAATCAAGAGGATTTGCTGCTGTTTCTGCCAATATGGATTTTAAATATCATGAGTTTACAAGACATGCAGTAGGAGAAAATGATGTGCTAATAGAAATACTTTATGCTGGAATATGCCATAGTGATATACATGTTGTTGAAGGAAAATCCAGCAATACTCCTTTAGTAGTAGGACATGAAATAGCTGGAAGAGTGGTACAAGTAGGAAGTAAAGTTACTAAGTTTAAGGTTGGCGACTTTGCTGGTGTCGGATGTATGGTAAACTCATGCGGACAATGCGAAAGCTGTTTGGATAATTTAGAGCAGTATTGTTTAAATAGAGCAGTTTATACTTATGGTTCAATAGATAGATTTCATGGAAATGAGATAACTCAAGGAGGATACTCTGATAATATAGTAGTGTCTGAAAACTTCGCAATACTTATACCAGATAATGCAGAACTCGATAAGGTTGCTCCGCTTCTTTGTGCCGGTATAACTACTTATTCGCCTATAAAAGCTATGAATGTAAAAAAAGGAGATAAAATAGGTATTGCAGGATTCGGAGGACTTGGCTATATGGCTGTAAAATATGCTGTAAAACTAGGTGCTGAAGTAACAGTTTTTGATATAACAGAAGATAAAAGAGATGATGCTTTAAATATGGGAGCAGTAAAATATGTTAATGTAAATAATGCTGAAGACTTAAAAAATGTTAATAATACTCTTAACTATATTATAAGCACCATACCAGCATACTATGATGTTAGTATGTATATGCGTATGCTTAAAAGAGGAGGCACTATGTGTTTATTAGGACTTCCTAGAACTTCAAAAATGCCTACACTTACTGCTATGATAGGGCAACATGGCAGTAAAAAATTATTCGGCTCTTTAATAGGGGGAATAAAAGAAACTCATGAAATGCTTAATTATTCTATAGAAAATAATATTTACCCTACTGTAGAAATAATAAAAGCTGATGCTCAAACTATAAAAGAAGCATACAGAAAAGTTATAGATGGGGAAGTAAAATTCAGATATGTAATAGATATGCGTACTATAAATAAATAA
- the leuS gene encoding leucine--tRNA ligase has product MEYNFTTIEKKWQKFWKDNNSFKTTSKPTDKKYYVLEMFPYPSGKMHMGHVSNYTIADSISRYYRLLGYDILHPMGWDAFGMPAENAAIEHKTHPAEWTLKNIANMKEQLNLLGYSYDWDREVTTCLPDYYKWGQWFILKMYEKGLLYRKGGDVNWCDHCNTVLANEQVTPEGTCWRCDGEVTKKKLEQWYIKVTDYAEQLDADLKLLEGYWPDNVIAMQKNWIGRSVGAYVNFTLDDGKDFPIFTTRPDTIYGVTYMAIAWNYDGLLDMCTDEQKSSVEEFIKKSAKIDQKTDYEKEGVFTGRYVVNPFNGEKAPLYAANFVLAEYGSGAVMAVPAHDQRDFEFAKKYNIPVKVVIQNADNSLKAENMTEAYTEDGVVVNSDILNGLSTRDAIKKAISYASEKGFGSEKVQYKLRDWLISRQRYWGNPLPFVHCEKCGIVPVPESELPITLPMDIEFTVGDNPLKKSESFVNTTCPKCGGKAKRETDTMDTFTCSSWYYARYTDAHNDKMPFDPAIANAWLGVDQYIGGIEHACMHLLYSRFWYKFMRDIGLIKGDEPFNRLLTQGMVLANSYESRELKKFYTQEEMNNKAYEKDGIKKEDIIVKMEKMSKSKANGVDPAEIIELFGADAVRIFVMFVAPPEKDKEWSDEGVKGSARFLNRIWNLFLKYKDEEAFKNGKTFDYNNFSKEGQKLFRKYNKTIKKVTIDIKDRFHFNTAIAALMELLNDMSVMKLDNNDDYAMFKEVIRGYLILLNPIAPHITEELYQILNFGKMILEESWVEHDEQYCKDDTFELVFQVNGKIRDRVEADVNISEDDAKTQALSSEKVKAFTEGKNIIKVVYVKGKLVNIVVK; this is encoded by the coding sequence ATGGAATATAATTTTACTACCATTGAAAAGAAATGGCAGAAATTCTGGAAAGATAATAATTCTTTTAAAACAACATCTAAACCTACAGACAAAAAATATTATGTACTGGAAATGTTTCCTTATCCGTCTGGTAAAATGCATATGGGTCATGTTTCTAACTATACTATAGCCGACTCTATATCTAGATACTATAGGCTTTTAGGATATGATATATTGCATCCAATGGGCTGGGACGCTTTCGGTATGCCTGCAGAAAATGCTGCTATAGAACATAAAACTCACCCAGCAGAATGGACTTTAAAAAATATAGCTAATATGAAAGAGCAGTTAAATTTGCTTGGATACTCTTATGATTGGGACAGAGAAGTTACAACTTGTTTGCCTGATTACTATAAATGGGGACAATGGTTTATATTAAAAATGTATGAAAAAGGACTTCTATATAGAAAAGGCGGTGATGTTAACTGGTGCGATCATTGTAATACAGTGCTTGCAAATGAACAGGTTACTCCTGAAGGCACTTGCTGGAGATGCGATGGAGAGGTTACTAAAAAGAAACTAGAACAATGGTATATAAAAGTTACTGATTATGCAGAACAATTAGATGCAGATTTAAAATTGCTTGAAGGATATTGGCCTGACAATGTTATAGCTATGCAGAAAAACTGGATAGGAAGAAGTGTTGGTGCTTATGTTAATTTTACTTTAGATGACGGTAAAGATTTTCCTATATTTACAACCCGTCCAGATACTATTTACGGTGTTACTTACATGGCGATAGCTTGGAATTATGATGGGCTTTTGGATATGTGTACAGATGAACAAAAAAGTTCCGTAGAAGAGTTCATAAAGAAATCTGCTAAAATAGATCAAAAAACTGATTATGAAAAAGAAGGTGTATTTACTGGAAGATATGTTGTAAATCCTTTTAATGGTGAAAAAGCTCCTTTATACGCTGCTAATTTCGTTTTGGCTGAATACGGAAGCGGTGCTGTAATGGCTGTTCCTGCTCATGACCAGAGGGACTTTGAATTTGCTAAAAAATATAATATACCTGTAAAAGTAGTTATACAGAATGCTGATAATTCTTTGAAAGCTGAAAACATGACCGAAGCATATACTGAAGATGGAGTGGTTGTTAATTCTGATATTTTAAACGGACTTTCTACAAGAGATGCTATTAAAAAGGCTATAAGCTATGCATCAGAAAAAGGGTTCGGCAGTGAGAAAGTACAATACAAACTTAGAGATTGGCTTATATCAAGACAAAGATATTGGGGCAATCCTCTTCCTTTTGTACATTGTGAGAAATGCGGAATTGTACCTGTGCCTGAAAGCGAGCTTCCTATAACTCTTCCTATGGATATTGAGTTTACAGTTGGAGATAACCCTCTTAAAAAATCAGAGTCATTTGTTAATACGACTTGTCCTAAATGCGGAGGAAAAGCTAAAAGAGAAACCGACACTATGGATACATTTACCTGCAGTTCTTGGTATTATGCAAGATACACTGATGCTCATAATGATAAAATGCCTTTTGACCCTGCTATTGCTAATGCTTGGCTTGGGGTTGACCAATATATAGGTGGTATTGAGCATGCTTGTATGCACCTTTTATATTCAAGATTCTGGTACAAGTTTATGAGAGATATTGGACTTATCAAAGGAGATGAGCCTTTCAATAGACTTCTTACTCAAGGTATGGTTTTAGCAAACAGCTATGAATCAAGAGAGTTAAAAAAATTCTATACTCAGGAAGAGATGAATAATAAAGCTTATGAAAAAGACGGTATAAAAAAAGAAGATATAATAGTAAAAATGGAAAAGATGTCTAAGTCAAAAGCTAATGGAGTTGATCCTGCTGAGATTATAGAGCTTTTCGGTGCTGATGCAGTTAGAATATTTGTTATGTTTGTTGCTCCGCCTGAAAAAGATAAAGAGTGGTCTGATGAAGGGGTTAAAGGTTCTGCAAGATTTTTAAATAGAATTTGGAACTTATTTCTAAAATACAAAGATGAAGAAGCATTCAAAAATGGTAAGACATTTGATTATAATAACTTTTCAAAAGAAGGACAAAAATTATTCAGAAAATATAATAAAACTATAAAAAAAGTTACAATAGATATTAAAGACAGATTCCATTTTAATACTGCGATTGCTGCTTTAATGGAGCTTTTGAATGATATGTCTGTAATGAAATTGGATAATAATGATGATTATGCTATGTTTAAAGAAGTCATAAGAGGATATTTAATACTTCTTAATCCAATAGCTCCTCATATTACAGAAGAGCTTTATCAGATACTAAACTTTGGTAAGATGATACTTGAAGAAAGCTGGGTTGAACATGATGAACAGTATTGTAAAGACGATACATTCGAGCTTGTATTCCAAGTAAATGGAAAGATAAGAGATAGAGTAGAAGCTGATGTCAATATAAGCGAAGATGATGCTAAAACTCAGGCATTATCAAGCGAAAAAGTTAAAGCATTCACAGAAGGTAAAAATATTATTAAAGTAGTTTATGTTAAAGGCAAACTTGTAAACATAGTAGTAAAATAA
- a CDS encoding tetratricopeptide repeat protein, protein MIKYDMGLFEDAIKDYDRAIELDNNYFEAYCNRANAEYSLKMYKEALKDYKKALELDTTNNIVIKT, encoded by the coding sequence ATGATTAAATATGATATGGGGCTTTTTGAAGATGCTATTAAAGATTATGATAGAGCAATAGAACTTGATAATAATTATTTTGAAGCCTACTGTAATAGAGCAAATGCTGAATATAGTTTAAAAATGTATAAAGAGGCATTAAAAGATTATAAAAAAGCTTTGGAGTTAGATACTACTAATAATATCGTCATAAAAACATAA